The proteins below are encoded in one region of Peptoniphilus sp. GNH:
- the greA gene encoding transcription elongation factor GreA, producing MVDKDIFFTREGLEKIESEIEHLKTVRRAEVAERIRVALGYGDLSENAEYDEAKNEQAQVEERIAKLENMVRKAQIIDEEALTKDQVNIGSRVEVKDMSDGEIFEYTIVGSVESDPLAGKISNESPVGSKLIGAKIGEIVEIEVPDGIIKYEIVGISI from the coding sequence ATGGTAGATAAAGATATATTTTTCACTCGTGAAGGGTTGGAAAAAATAGAAAGTGAAATAGAACATTTAAAAACAGTTAGGCGGGCAGAAGTTGCCGAAAGAATAAGAGTTGCTTTGGGCTACGGAGACTTGAGTGAAAACGCCGAATACGATGAAGCCAAGAATGAGCAGGCACAAGTTGAAGAAAGAATAGCAAAACTTGAAAACATGGTCAGAAAGGCTCAAATAATTGATGAGGAAGCACTAACCAAGGACCAAGTAAACATTGGTTCTAGAGTTGAAGTAAAAGATATGAGCGATGGGGAAATCTTCGAATACACCATAGTAGGCAGCGTGGAATCGGATCCTCTAGCAGGAAAAATCTCAAATGAATCACCTGTGGGTTCAAAACTTATAGGAGCCAAAATAGGTGAAATAGTAGAGATAGAAGTTCCTGACGGCATTATCAAATATGAAATTGTAGGTATATCTATATAG